The Aphidius gifuensis isolate YNYX2018 linkage group LG2, ASM1490517v1, whole genome shotgun sequence DNA window ttgggATGAAAATATTGTCCCAGAATTACGTAAAATTTCACTAAATATATTAGCTGAAAATTGGATAATAAATCCAGTATTAGATGAGCTTGAAAATAGTGCTGATAGAGATGAATTATtggaattattatcaacaaatattccACTTgatataatcatcaaaaaaattccaGACGAGTGTTACTGGTCAAGAGCAGCCAAGGCCAGGTTAAAAAtcccaaaaatttattaattaaataattaaattaattaacaaatgattaataatattattaatttaagatGGCAATATAATAATCCAGGTGAGCATGGAAATTCATGGCGTCGTCTTTATTGTGAACGTCATCTTGCTGaattcatagaaaaaatggATAATGATGACTATCATAAAAATGAATGTGACAAGTTGATTGATCTTGTTGCAccatatattaaaattctaaatataCGTTCATTAATTCCATTCATGTAagtataaacattttttaaaaatcaattacaaattaataataaaatgatttttgttttttaaaaagatatcCTGTCAAGGTTTTccatcaagatgatgatgatataaatttaacaccTGAATTAATGACTGTTCATCATgttcaatttgaaaatatattaattaaattaccagAACTTTGtgaaatacatattaattttggAGTTATATACATGAATGATGGATTTGAATGGCGTGATTTTGAGTATAATCGAAAAATCCATTATCATGCAAttgaaaaagatttattatcatgttaatttgatgtttatttaatgattgttctatttttttttgatagattTTCTGTTGAAGATTGTCTGAGTCTTGGTAAaggtataaaaaattcattgaagtTGGTGAAGATAACAATAACtcgatcaaatcttgatcaaccTCGTGTTGCTGCTCTTCTTCATGGAGTTGTTGTCAATAatcatgtataaaatttattaaattatttaatgatttagccaataatattttttgatttaattttagattCAGGTGTTGGATTTATCACATTGTAAACTTGGTGATACTGGTGCTCATGCTATTGGTGAATTTTTGAGAATTCATAAACGTATTAAAGAATTACATCTGGTTAATAATGGAATTGGTCCAAATGGATTAGCTGGTATTGTTCATGGATTACTACAGGATTCATCAGCACCATTAAAATACTTAAATTTACGATTAAATCCACTTCGGGATGAAGGAGGTGTTCATATTTGTgcttgtaataaaatttaatcaactttttttatatttttttttgttgattatgttgaagtacttgatgaaaatttaatattcatgaaattgttggattttttttatttttctttttcagtaCTTTTACGAATTtcaagtcttgaaaaattaaatgtcagTGGGTGTTGTTTTAATACAGAAACTGGATTGGGTCTTGCTGAAGTTTTATCATCtggttttatgaaaattttatatttaagtttaaatttatctaataatGATTTAGGTCATATTGGtaagtttttagttttttttttttaattttattttaaattacattttatcataaaaaattatatcttttgctgtttttttttttttatagctggTGAAGCATTTAatattgcaataaaaaattgtaaaaaaatcgTTGAATTGGATATGAGAATgtgcaattttaaaaaagagtcTGAGTTCTTGAtcagtaaaaatattacaaggtaatgttattttattattatttattttttttgatagttaaaaatagtattaaaatatagttttaattttttttttttttttaattttattgagtgtgaattattaagtaaaaactttttagaataatataaagacagttttttattatttaaatattatactgaaaaaatcaaaattaaataaatatatttattggaaattaaCGAGAAAAACGTGCCAAAGTACTGGGTTCAaatcaacgaaaaaataaaatgaaaataatatgatttatataaaaaaattaaaattgcgggttgatgaaaataaataaaaaaaaaaaatgggtatAAAAAGTTAACATGAAAATTGTTGGCAAGGTTCCAGTATTCCTTAATTGATAGGATGTCTCGTTTGAATATTACACACCAATATGCCTCGGGACAACTCGACAATCagtatgatttataaattcatagcttgttattattacaatttcaattataccacttatcatcaaattcaccaagcattttattttcttgttaatgtaaaaaattatcaatcccaagagcttaaaaaaaaaaaacatgaataatatcatttgtcaaaaaatgtaaatatctATTGGCATATTGCCAATATCATCATAAAACtgattgatataatttataagtattttatttactgcAAAATTTTACActaattatattgtaaaatttataaatttaatatagatgtattattttcatatttatgtatgatttataatttttttttgataattattattttaattttatgtgtaattatgttatcaaaaatttggtatttagaaaaaatgaatttgatatCATTACATGGATATATTGATTTGGCTGTTTTTATTGTTGGACAAATtggtataaatttaatcatcacAACATGtgcaatgaataaaataaaaatgatcaatataactgataaattaataaagcatgataatcaaatgaaaaaaattcataaaaaaattaataaaaatgaaaattatatttataatatttttttaataattttaattagtattattttttggattattatttttttaattaacaattcaaCTTTTAGTATGtgggaaaattttatttacttgttaccttcaataataatgattttttttttgttacaattttcattgagtttaatgattattaatgatagaattatcaaattaaataatatacttgattcatttgaaaaatgtccaatattatttcttgattatttaaattattcatcgaCAATTcaacttgatgatttatcaatttctgctacttttgaaataattagaaaaGAAAGAACTAATCTTgatctattattattcttagTATTTTTAgtactaatttaattaattcagcCTGTAAAATTGTTATTGACGTTGAATCAAATGTCagaaacatttatatttttaactcttcaagtttttttttttatactatttttggtttaataattattgatgataaaatttaaaaatcaaaaaatatacttgcttcatttttaaaaataatctcaattaaagcttcaaaaaaaaagaagcctaatttaaaaaaaagtaaatgtcATTTGGCATTTtgccaacatcatcatcacacaCACAAAACTGAttgtttcatatttttatttttaacaatcattTGATATCTAACTCAAAGAAAATCATCAAcatacagcttttttttttttttcttttcgtatacatataatttttttttttcgtttttgttttttctaaaaagATCCTCTTTGTCTCTTCTGATATATACACTACTTTCTCCtcaatttagattttttttttatttattttttcactactTTTTCACccttttacttatttatttttctcctttttttttatctcatttgtTGGATTCCATTTATCAAGTTGCGAAACAAAGGGCTGAaggttttattttactttttgttttttttttttagaaataaagaAGAAATGAGTAGAAAAAAAGGAAGGTCAGAATATGAAAGAAGACGAAGTAGTGCTTTTATTCCTTTACGTGCTAAAAGTCTACTGCCACCAGCAGGTTTTGAGGATGTACAAAAACCTCAACAACCAACAATTGgtgtacattttttaaatgacaatctAAATGTTCATTTTGACGATGATAATTCAAGtacaattacattttaaacaatacaTTTTCagctatgaaaaaaatactaaataaaaaggtaaaaaaaaaataaaatttgcagtcatcattatatttttttctattgacaaTATAATCATgtcaagtttaatatttttcaaaattcttttcattgaaaaaatgaaaagaaaaaacaaaataattagtgatgccgcgagacgagacgagacgagagtcAGCCctctctcgtctcgtctcgactTTAAAAGATCGTCTCTCGTCTCGCCTCGTCTCTCGTGACGAGAGAAAATTTGTCTCTCGTCTCGAATATTCTCGTTCCTCGTCAGCTATCTCGCTCTGTCTCGACTTCTCTcggtcaaatttatttttggtgttttatttcaatataaaataattcattactttgaatttattataatttttttttttcaattttaaataaatttttatgcttAGATATTATTCGATTATTCCGGTAAttttgcgaaaaaaaaatatagtatggAGAATATTATGTTATCATactgtattatatataaaacaagaagcaatataaaataatattataatcaacatattgatgaaaaatcgtaaatttattataataaatttttaaagaaattataaaagcgTCTTAAAAGAAATGTATTATCATATAAGtagattgaaaaatatataaaaatcaaaaaaataaaaacatgaactaaaaatatttatcttcgACTTTTCTCTCGCATATCACATTGGTGTTCTGTCTCTGTTCATCTCTCGCGACGAGAGAAAATTCGTCTCTCGTCTCGAAATTTATCGTCTCTCGTCACCTctctctcgtctcgtctcgagtTCTCTCGTCTATCGCGGCAtcactaaaaataattaagttaaTCAAGAGCCTGCAAAAATGcgatcattatattttaatttacaaaaatatttattcattgataaaaaaaatatatataatgagagtaaaaaaaaatgtaacaaaTGGGAATGCATAGTCAGCAaagtatttataatgataatgatgatgaaatgttGTTAAAAGGATCCTTGAATTGTTCAAGTTTTGATGTTTCATCAAGTAGATTGTTGAGATTCGATAGAAACAACTTGGAAATTACATGTCTGATTTAACATTGACTTGTActacttacttttttttttattttgttaatcaaatgaacaagtagtttaaaaaatatattatattttttttaaataagtatgATAA harbors:
- the LOC122849760 gene encoding dynein regulatory complex subunit 5 isoform X2, encoding MKIPQIISRNVIEAYRCSNETKLLPIEINRSIQSDNENWDENIVPELRKISLNILAENWIINPVLDELENSADRDELLELLSTNIPLDIIIKKIPDECYWSRAAKARWQYNNPGEHGNSWRRLYCERHLAEFIEKMDNDDYHKNECDKLIDLVAPYIKILNIRSLIPFIYPVKVFHQDDDDINLTPELMTVHHVQFENILIKLPELCEIHINFGVIYMNDGFEWRDFEFSVEDCLSLGKGIKNSLKLVKITITRSNLDQPRVAALLHGVVIQVLDLSHCKLGDTGAHAIGEFLRIHKRIKELHLVNNGIGPNGLAGIVHGLLQDSSAPLKYLNLRLNPLRDEGGVHICALLLRISSLEKLNVSGCCFNTETGLGLAEVLSSGFMKILYLSLNLSNNDLGHIAGEAFNIAIKNCKKIVELDMRMCNFKKESEFLISKNITRNKEEMSRKKGRSEYERRRSSAFIPLRAKSLLPPAGFEDVQKPQQPTIGVHFLNDNLNVHFDDDNSSTITF
- the LOC122849760 gene encoding dynein regulatory complex subunit 5 isoform X1, which gives rise to MKIPQIISRNVIEAYRCSNETKLLPIEINRSIQSDNENWDENIVPELRKISLNILAENWIINPVLDELENSADRDELLELLSTNIPLDIIIKKIPDECYWSRAAKARWQYNNPGEHGNSWRRLYCERHLAEFIEKMDNDDYHKNECDKLIDLVAPYIKILNIRSLIPFIYPVKVFHQDDDDINLTPELMTVHHVQFENILIKLPELCEIHINFGVIYMNDGFEWRDFEFSVEDCLSLGKGIKNSLKLVKITITRSNLDQPRVAALLHGVVVNNHIQVLDLSHCKLGDTGAHAIGEFLRIHKRIKELHLVNNGIGPNGLAGIVHGLLQDSSAPLKYLNLRLNPLRDEGGVHICALLLRISSLEKLNVSGCCFNTETGLGLAEVLSSGFMKILYLSLNLSNNDLGHIAGEAFNIAIKNCKKIVELDMRMCNFKKESEFLISKNITRNKEEMSRKKGRSEYERRRSSAFIPLRAKSLLPPAGFEDVQKPQQPTIGVHFLNDNLNVHFDDDNSSTITF